The sequence caaggtagcatgtgaacaatgactgctgcctgtaaaaactgagttatgcatggacatgtgacttgcccaggtgactccaaaactccatcttggagctggactttgcataggagagaggagggggtctccacccacatgagaaagtctatttaagcctgtgggagacccctccattttgtcttcagctggctcaagagatagcctctccacttccaaggatacctgaaagaaactggaacaaaggacagtaactataggggttgtgagtgattgctggacccagactagaaggactctagtctgtaaaaggaagcttactggaattcctctgagAGTGAggtttttatttgcattctgtttttttactgtattagacatagattTGCATGTTCTatattattttgcttggtaattcactttgttctgtctgttactacttggaaccacttaaatcctactttctgtatttaataaaatcactttttacctattaattaacccagagtatgtattaatacttgaggaaggggggggcaaacagttgtgcatacctctctatcagtgttatagagggtgaacaatttatgaatttaccctgtataagctttatatagggtaaaacggatttatttggggtttggaccccattgggagttgagcatctgagtgttaaagacaggaacacttcttaagctgctttcaattaagcctacagctgttaggggacgtggttcagacctgggtctgagtttgcagcaggctagtgggtctggctcaaaccaggcaggacactgaagtcccaagctaggagggcagggaaagcaggggcagcagtagtcttggcacatcagttggcagccccaagggggtttctgtgatccaacctgtcacaatgtgttctatgtagatgtccctcgaccacctGATGGCGTCTGACACCATGACACATTAGCCAAGTGTAGCGTTGACCAACACCACTTCTCTCAGCACTCGCTCATTACCGGGGTCCCATGCACCCAGGGCTCCGATGATCACCACGTGAGTTTGGACCTCATAGCCCCTAACTCTCAGGGTGTCAGCCAGAGGGGCATATTTCTCCAATTTTCGAGATCGGGCATCGTGGAAAGCCAGAGTCCTGTTTTCGAAGGGCACTGTGATgtccaccatgatgatcttcttcTGGTCCTCGTTGGTGATGATGATTTCCGGTCACAGTTGGCTGTCGGTTCCGGGGATGGCAGAGTTCATGGCTGTCTTCCCCACAGGTGGCAGGAGGGCTCTGCCCAGGCGATCTTGGATGGCGTTGTGccacagctgccaggctctggaatggggcttgcagctacacaaGACGTGGGGTAGTGTCTTGTTGgcgtagccgcacttcctgcattGCTTGTCCCAATTCTCGTGGGAATGTGGAGTGTGGTAGGTAAGGTGCATGTAATTGTCTAGGTAATTGTCTAGCTCTacctggcactggtgaggcctcaggtggaatatggtgtccagttccaggtgccacacttcaggaaaaatGTGTACAAATTAGGGAGTgtccacagaagagcaacaaaaatgattggtttagaaaacctgacccaccaggaaaggtttaaaaaatgggcatgtttagttttgagaaaaagAGATAGGGGGGCTGATAGCCTTCAAATAAGTTCAGGGCTGTTAGAGGAGGTGATCAATTATTCTTCATAGCccctgaaggcaggacaagatgGAATTGGCTTAGtccgcagcaagggagatttagggtggatattaggaaaaacattataattaATAGTGTAGTTAAGCTCTGCAATAGGCTTCCAATGGAGGTTATGGAGTCCCCAGCATCTGagcttttttaagaacaggttggacaaacacccgtcagggatgaactctaggtttacttggtcctgccacagcgcagggggctggacttgagcGCCATGGCGCTCAGCCCAGAAtcagcaggggccctggccagACTGATCCCCTGGCTGGCTGAGccggccaggaaagctgcccgcacccctgctccgcccccacctagcctcttccccaaagcccctgccccacctcttcccacccctgttctgccccaggcccgcccccactccaccccttcctctgaGCAACGTcctgggggactgcagcaggggttgggcgcGCCCTGCACTCACCGCTCCATgccgccagtgagtgctggggggcggttcccccctgccccccagtcccaaggctgggagttagagaagcagagtggtgcgggctggggccgggtcgctccacttcccgTCACCCTGTGAGTGCAGTGTCAGGCCTGCCCTGCAATCACCAGGTGGCAGGAAAtggagcgacctggccccagcctgctctgcaggctcatgctggggggcggttttccccctgccccccaagcctagggaggagatggagcggtggagaaggggcatgggatggggaagagaaggggatagggGAAGCGGCAGCAggggggaaggaagtgggtgggatgaggaggagatggagtggtgggaaggggcataggatggggaagagaaggggatagggGAAGCGGGGGCCCAGCATGTAGatccccttggcagcagctggggctcccctgttaagcaggcccatcaaacGCTCACCCTAacaagccccacctcccctgcatctgTACCACTCCGATGAGccacccccagacaccctcctcactgagccccacctcccctgtacccagaccaccccccactgagctccaacCACTTTCACTTGGTCCTCCCTGCAgactcccattgcccctgcacctggaacctccctgtgcatccagatcccccactgagctgcctgcacccagactgccccacacagaaccctgtgACCCccatctggatccccccacactaagtctctctgcacttggatcctgctgccaggctgagcctTCCTGCCCACATCTGGTGTGCCTAGTGCAAAAGGAGCAGGGCCCCAAGATGTTTCTGTGGCACGCAtagcccttgtgctgtgtcaggttCAGCCTAACTGccaagtccctgtcccaagggggtgggggaggctgcagggtattCTCCTACCTCCACGCAgctagtggcctgtgctccccaccgCCATGGGGGAGCTtcccacatttatttattgtgtttaaaaaattgcataattttaagatattatgcacagaatttgatgcagaattccctcaggaatatggGGTGCTGTACAGCTGTGATGGTGGGACCGTGAAGGGGGTGCTGGACAGtaggggatgtgggggaggggagcggggcagggggtatggtgtgcagggtgctgtgcagttgtggtgggaggtCAGCAGAAGGGGTCTCTGGGCATGGGgtgctgggcatagtgggtccaGGGGCCTTGGGCATAGGGATCTGTGGGGGAAGTCTCTGGGTGAGGGGGCGCTGGGCGTAGCGGGTCCAGGGGCCTTGGGCATAGGGATCTGTGGGGGAAGTCTCTGGGTGAGGGGGCGCTGGGCGTAGCGGGTCCAGGGGCCTTGGGCATAGGGATCTGTGGGGGAAGTCTCTGGGtgagggggcgctgggcataagggcagggcactgggcagtgtggaaggggcaggctggcagcacagggctagGTGGGCCAGTGTGCGTCTCGCAGTTGTGGGTTTGTAAACCGTGCCCTTGTGCTGGGCTGAGGGGGGCCACTCCCGCTGCGCTGCACTTCATTGCCCCCAACCAGCCCCTCGCTCTGCAGACCGCCCCCCATCACATGCCCTATTTCCCCAATtgggggcccacaaaaagttaatcggGCCCTGGACTTGAGGACCTGCCAGGTCATTTCCAGCCTTCCACGCCGAGGGCTCTGTGCGCCCGCTGGTGTCTTTTCAGCGGCATAAGCAAAGGCACATTTACAGGCCCCCGCCCCGCCTGCACACTCGCCCAGGAGCGGCCCCCGGCAGCCAGGGGGCGGCGGGCGGTGAAGCTGCCAGGGGAGTTTGCAGGGCCGGGGCTCTAGCGGGTTCACCTGTGGCTGGCGCGCTTCCCCCGGCGGGGCCAATGGGTCACCACCAGCCCCCTGACCCGCGGCAGCCGGCGCCCGAGCCCGAAGGCGCGCAGAGCCGCGGCTGCCGTGCGCGCTGTCTGCGCACACCCCGCCCCGTGCGCACGCAGCGACGGCCGCCGGGCTCAGCCTCCCCAGCGCCGGGGCTGGGCGGCGAGGGGAGGAGGCGGCTCCTAGCGGTCGCCGGGATCCCTTTAAAAGCTCGGGCTTCAGAGGCGGCTCGGGCAGCCGCAACATCTGCAGCCGCCGGCAGCGCCTCgtccccctctgcctcctgccGCGGCTGCCCTCCTGCCGCCCGCGGGGCTCCCTCCGCGGCGCCGGTGTTTGTGGGGCACACGCTGCTGTTCCCGGCCCGGCCCGACCCCTCCCTGTCCATGCGCCCGCCGACCATGTCCACTAACTTCCTGCTCGCGCCCATCCTGGAGTGCCCCTCGGACTTCTTCCAGCGCCGGGACATCAAACTGGCGGTGCTGGGGGCCGGCAGCGTGGGCAAAAGCGGTGAGTTGCGCTGGGCGAGCCACTGCCGTGGGCTGGGAGCCGCGGTCGAGGGCCgtagctggggctggggagcgggAGACAGCCGGGCTCCATCGCACGTAGAGATCCCGGGGGGTTGAGGGAAGGAATTTCCCTGAAAACAGAAGGATGTTGGCTGAGTCTCTCTGGGTTGTTTGTGGACGTGGCCCTTGGTCAGGAGAGAAGTGCCGAAGTCAGGGATGCCTCCTGCCTGAGCTGGAGAATTCCTTCACAGCCACAGAGTTTTCCCAGTAGCCAGGCAGGCCAAGCCTATTGTCCAATTCTTGTTCCTTTGACTGGCTTTGATCTAGCTGTACACCCCTCCAATCCAAAtatgacaatttttttaaagctctttatGCATTAATCTCCACTGATAAACCTGTAGATGTACACTCCTGGGAGTGCAAGAGGAGCTGGAGCATGATTGTAGTGTGTTTTGCCATGCGGCTATTAATAAAAGCATCTGGTTCTTTTCAGCTATGATTGTTCGATTCCTAACGAAGAGGTTTATTGGAGACTATGAACCCAATAcaggtgaggattttttttttaaatgtctgtttgCAGAATCTACATGCTAGCTACCATGTTGCTTTAGAATTTAttccccctgccccaaagcaaCAGTTTTCATTACCTTTATTTATTTCTCAGGAAACTTATATTCAAGACTTGTTCATGTAGAGGGAGATCAAGTTTCCATACAGATCCAAGACACACCAGGATGTATTCAGGTACAGAAATGCTTCTGAACTAGTAATGGAGGACTTGATCCAAACTCCACTGAAAATCAGAAATGCTGTCTTTCTTTCCTACTATTCGTATCATTCACGCATCACTGCCTACAGTTATTTTATGACTAATAGCTGTGATTAAAGGTACATTAGCAAACATTTCCATAAATAGAATGGATTTAAGCCTGTACAAAATAATCTGTAATGGCTGTTTGGAATACAATTTTATATCAAACTTATTTATGTTGAAAGTTTATTAAgacttttttaattaaattttatttaaaatactaaatTTAAGACCTACTAGAATGTGCATGATAATGTACTCAGGCTGCCAGTAGAACATGACTAAAACCAGAATTTTCCCTGCAGATTTATTGAATATGCTAGAGTAGCTTGCTTGAAAATGTTGTGTGCTATAGTGATTTATATTATCTAGGACGAAGCTAAATGTACAGCGACTAGATCATCTGATTTATCTTAAAATGATTCAAGATGAAACATTAGTTTTCACAATTGTGTTCTTTAAATCTGCATTAAGCTGTTAAGCTCTATCAGTTAGTAAAGACTCAAAAATTGAACCATTCCTTAAATAGCCAGACCTGCCTCCTAATAAATAGGAATAAAGTTCATTTACATTGTACAGTGTGGTCAGATGTCTTGTTGCTTTATTAATCTGTTTGAAAGTAGTACAATTTAAGCTTCATCTTTCCATTATCTAACTTCCAATAATTCCTTTACAGGTGCAAGAAGGCTTTGTACAGGTGTTGGACTCTCTTTCCAGATGTGTGAAGTGGGCAGAGGGCTTTCTCTTGGTCTATTCTATCACAGACTACAGTAGCTATCAGTCTATTCGTCCTCTCTATCAGCACATACGCAAAGTCCATCCAGACTCTAAAATTCCCATCCTTATTGTGGGAAACAAAGGGGATCTCCTCCATGCGAGGCAGGTACAGACCAATGAGGGGATGCAGCTGGCTAATGAACTGGGCAGTGTGTTTTTAGAAATCTCCACTAGTGAAAACTACTACGGGGTCTGTGATGTTTTTCAGTATCTTTGCAGGGAAGTTAGCAAACTACACCACAGCAGCTGTGGAGACAAAAGGAGATCGTCCATCATCCCTCGACCCAAGTCTCCTAACATGCAAGATCTAAAGAGACGTTTCAAACAGGCACTAACTTCCAAAGTCAAGTAAACCAACACTGAGTCATGTGCAACtaaatggacttttttttttataaactgtaaatattaaaaaaatatttatttttgtactcATGCCACTGATGTGCAGGTGGGTGGAAGTATGCaatattttgtttagttttgtaaGAAGTACTGTGCTGTAACAAACTGGATTTTGCTAGTGGTTAGAGAAAGGGATTGAGCCAGGAGCTGTGGTTTCTAGTCCTGTTTTGGACAGTGACTTGCGGTTTAATCTAGGCTATGTTGCTGTGTCTGTGcctcctatctgtaaaatggggatgataatgtAACACCTTTTGTCAAATGCTGTGAGATCCTTGGCTGACTAGCTTTACATATGGAGAAAGTATTATTAAAGGTGAAATGATCAAACTCTTCAGTCGCAATAGTCCTGTTTTAACAGAACACTTAGCAGGCCTTCCCTCCTTTATGGCCGACAGGTTGGTACCTGAGTGTGTGCAAGGATATGAGTTATTTTGCCAGCATCTGTAGAGTGGCAACAAGTCCTCTTGGGATTTTTGTTATACTGTGCTGTTCTCAATATGCATTATATTATACAAGCATTACCACATACCTTGCACTAGGAGATCACTGGTGTATATCGTCTGCCCTAAAGTAATCCTTTGTGTAGATCCATTGGCTTCCATGTATTTTCAGCAGGGATGAATGTTTCCTTGAAAGACACTGTGGGCCAAAGTGCTGGTTTTGGAGGTTCTGTGACGGTCACAAGTGGGAGGCATTGCTGTCGTATTGCTCTTTGAGTAGTATAGCAGTAGATCTACTGAACAGAATTGATTGACATACATTCTATTTATAGAGAAGTGGTTGTATTTAAAGGAATGACTTGTTTTTCTCAAGGCTTTTTTCATAGGTATGCAAAGGCAAGGCAGTGAATTTATGTGACGGCTTATCTAGTGTAAACTATGCTATATCAGAATGGCTGTAATAACTTTTTAAGAGGCACTAGAACAAGAAATATGGTCTTAGTTAATGGCACATGCACACCATTTTGGCAAGCTACAGCTTTGCTCTCCCAGCCATTTATATAAAATGCTCACTCAGGCCTAACTCCTGGTAGGCTTCAATAGAAGTTGTAGCTAGCAGTGTCTGGGGCCAAAGATTGTTATGCAGGTGGTggttttatttccc is a genomic window of Lepidochelys kempii isolate rLepKem1 chromosome 1, rLepKem1.hap2, whole genome shotgun sequence containing:
- the RASL11A gene encoding ras-like protein family member 11A is translated as MRPPTMSTNFLLAPILECPSDFFQRRDIKLAVLGAGSVGKSAMIVRFLTKRFIGDYEPNTGNLYSRLVHVEGDQVSIQIQDTPGCIQVQEGFVQVLDSLSRCVKWAEGFLLVYSITDYSSYQSIRPLYQHIRKVHPDSKIPILIVGNKGDLLHARQVQTNEGMQLANELGSVFLEISTSENYYGVCDVFQYLCREVSKLHHSSCGDKRRSSIIPRPKSPNMQDLKRRFKQALTSKVK